A genomic window from Camelina sativa cultivar DH55 chromosome 2, Cs, whole genome shotgun sequence includes:
- the LOC104738349 gene encoding kinesin-like protein KIN-4C isoform X3 gives MESTECVRVAVNIRPLITPELLNGCSDCITVAPKEPQVHIGSHTFTYDFVYGNAGYPCSKIYDHCVAPLVDALFKGYNATVLAYGQTGSGKTYTMGTNYSGDGTNGGVIPNVMEDIFKRVETTTKDSELLIRVSFIEIFKEEVFDLLDSNSSALLKNDSGVQAKHTALSRAPIQIRETASGGITLAGVTEAEVKTKEEMGSYLARGSLARATGSTNMNSQSSRSHAIFTITLEQKKISSGSFTTTENGGEDILCAKLHLVDLAGSERAKRTGADGMRLKEGIHINKGLLALGNVISALGDEKKRKEGGHVPYRDSKLTRLLQDSLGGNSKTVMIACVSPADTNAEETLNTLKYANRARNIQNKAVINRDPATAQMQRMRSQIEQLQTELLFYRGDSGAFDELQILKHKISLLEASNRELQNELQERRVASEHFSKRAYDAQVEKDKLIMIIESVRNGKSLDEIETCQNEDVGLVKKYVSKIQELEGELLHIKSLKKSSNCQYSDDSCDDGPRSNNVLFPSSNESSDCEDKVIDVTVELELQEKEIEHCSLQEKLDMELKELDKRLEEKEAEMKRFSSGGTSVLKHYEKKVHELEQEKRALQREIEGLKQNLASIPSGDGAQKQKEDYYQKLQTLETQFSVLKKKQEAQSQLLRQRQKSDDVAGKLQDEIQRIKSQKVQLQQKIKQESEQFRTWKASREKEVMQLKKEGRRNEYEMHKLMALNQKQKLVLQRKTEEASQATKRLKELLETRKGSSREALSGASVNGPGTQALMQAIEHEIEVTVHVHEVRSEYERQMEERARMAKEAARLREERDLLKNAQISVHGDTMSPGARNSRIFALENMLATSSNTLVSMASQLSEAEERERVFGGRGRWNQVRTLGDAKSIMNYLFNLASTARCLARDKEADCREKDVLIRDLKEKIVKFSSYVRYLEIQRADLVQQGKAQASELKKLYAEINQNNEHSLKKQETRNSTIVLEDMDTSDSETSDHDEREDPDLDDEWKPELESERDSELESAIKLNRKRNFKVGRRRSSVVVMRRSYEENLEAPSDDAVKSTSPSDICCCTCSRSSSCKTMKCQCRATKGSCGPSCGCSAVKCSNRNADGMQSNSISESEALESSQESDEKDKDQQQQVLASRGATLLQNALANKPGEETNDGGTRRRRKPLSDIGNTTGKSNVPRPSQRKKWKKTVLQLVPVGPPAPPTTPASSQEQANPVSLDMEAATKPENSDSGESMKVKLPRAMKTIRVGQVEVELQMKRRTTLVGSKEETEMSLEVQESMGFEIFSSVCLFFCV, from the exons ATGGAGAGCACAGAGTGCGTTAGGGTTGCTGTAAATATCCGGCCGTTAATTACGCCGGAGCTTTTAAACGGTTGCTCAGATTGCATTACCGTAGCCCCAAAAGAGCCTCAA GTTCATATTGGCTCACATACGTTTACTTATGATTTCGTTTATGGAAATGCTGGCTACCCGTGCTCAAAGATTTATGATCATTGCGTTGCTCCACTTGTGGACGCGCTATTCAAAGGATACAATGCTACTGTTCTTGCTTACGGCcag ACTGGTTCAGGGAAAACCTACACCATGGGTACTAATTATAGTGGAGATGGCACAAATGGTGGAGTTATACCAAACGTTATGGaagatatatttaaaagagtGGAGACCACCACCAAAGACTCTGAACTATTGATACGAGTGTCTTTTATTGAG ATTTTTAAGGAAGAGGTTTTCGATTTGCTTGACTCAAATTCCTCGGCCCTTTTAAAAAATGACAGTGGAGTTCAAGCAAAGCACACTGCCCTCTCGAGAGCTCCAATTCAAATCAGGGAAACTGCCAGTGGAGGAATAACATTGGCTGGCGTTACAGAGGCAGAAGTCAAGACGAAAGAAGAGATGGGCTCGTATCTAGCACGCGGCTCTTTGGCTCGAGCTACTGGCAGCACAAACATGAATAGCCAATCAAG TCGGTCCCATGCAATCTTCACAATCACTTTGGAACAAAAGAAGATTTCCAGCGGTTCTTTCACAACAACTGAAAATGGAGGTGAAGATATCCTATGTGCAAAGCTTCATTTGGTTGATTTAGCGGGGTCAGAACGTGCAAAACGAACAGGAGCTGATGGGATGCGTTTGAAAGAAG GTATTCACATTAACAAAGGTCTACTAGCACTTGGAAATGTTATTAGTGCACTTGGagatgagaaaaagagaaaggaaggaGGTCATGTTCCTTACCGTGACAGCAAGTTAACTCGTTTGCTTCAG GATTCTTTAGGTGGCAATAGCAAAACTGTGATGATTG CTTGTGTAAGTCCAGCTGATACAAATGCCGAGGAAACTTTAAATACGCTCAAATACGCAAATCGTGCTCGCAATATTCAAAACAAAGCAGTG ATCAATCGAGATCCAGCAACAGCACAAATGCAAAGAATGCGGAGTCAAATTGAGCAGCTGCAGACAGAACTCTTGTTCTATCGGGGTGATAGCGGTGCTTTTGATGAGCTCCAG ATTCTCAAGCATAAGATATCACTCCTTGAGGCAAGCAATCGTGAGCTACAAAACGAACTTCAAGAACGAAGAGTCGCTTCTGAGCATTTCTCAAAGCGTGCTTATGATGCTCAG GTTGAAAAGGACAAACTCATAATGATTATTGAATCTGTTCGCAATGGTAAATCCTTGGATGAGATTGAAACGTGCCAAAATGAG GACGttggtttggtgaagaagtACGTTTCAAAAATTCAAGAGCTAGAAGGAGAGCTGTTGCATATCAAAAGCTTGAAGAAATCCAGTAACTGCCAATATTCAGATGATTCCTGTGATGATGGGCCTCGTTCGAACAATGTCTTGTTTCCCTCGTCTAATGAGTCGTCGGATTGTGAAGACAAAGTGATAGATGTCACGG TTGAACTTGAACTTCAAGAAAAGGAGATTGAGCATTGCTCACTGCAAGAGAAGTTGGATATGGAGCTGAAGGAATTAGATAAGAGACTTGAAGAAAAGGAG GCTGAAATGAAGCGGTTTTCAAGTGGTGGTACATCTGTTCTCAAACATTATGAGAAAAAAGTTCATGAGCTAGAACAGGAAAAAAGAGCACTGCAG AGAGAAATTGAAGGTTTGAAACAGAACCTTGCTAGCATACCATCAGGTGATGGTGCCCAGAAACAGAAGGAAGATTATTATCAGAAACTGCAGACGCTTGAAACTCAG TTTTCTgttctgaagaagaaacaagaagcaCAGTCTCAGCTTTTGAGACAAAGGCAGAAAAGTGATGATGTGGCAGGAAAATTGCAGGATGAAATACAAAGAATTAAGTCCCAGAAG GTGCAATTACAGCAAAAGATTAAGCAGGAGTCAGAACAGTTCAGGACTTGGAAGGCTTCGAGAGAGAAGGAAGTAATGCAG CTCAAAAAAGAGGGAAGGAGAAATGAGTATGAGATGCACAAACTCATGGCTTTGAATCAAAAACAGAAGTTG GTTTTGCAAAGAAAGACAGAAGAGGCATCTCAGGCGACAAAAAGACTTAAAGAGCTTTTAGAAACTCGAAAGGGGTCTTCACGTGAAGCTTTAA GTGGGGCAAGTGTTAATGGTCCTGGAACTCAG GCATTGATGCAAGCAATTGAGCATGAGATTGAAGTCACAGTTCATGTTCATGAAGTGCGTTCTGAATACGAGAGGCAAATGGAAGA GAGAGCAAGAATGGCTAAGGAAGCTGCACGGCTAAGAGAAGAAAGGGATCTGCTCAAGAATGCCCAAATAAG CGTTCATGGTGACACCATGTCTCCTGGTGCAAGAAACTCAAGGATTTTTGCTCTGGAGAATATGCTTGCCACCTCATCCAACACTCTCGTCTCCATGGCATCACAGTTATCTGAAGCAGAAGAGCGCGAACGTGTGTTTGGTGGAAGAGGGAGGTGGAACCAAGTTAGAACGCTAGGTGACGCAAAGAGTATCATGAACTATCTGTTCAATTTGGCATCAACTGCGAG GTGTCTAGCTCGAGATAAAGAGGCAGACTGCAGAGAAAAAGATGTCCTTATAAGAGacctgaaagaaaaaatagtaaagTTTAGCAGTTATGTTAGATACTTGGAGATCCAAAGAGCAGACCTCGTGCAGCAAGGGAAAGCACAG GCCTCGGAGTTGAAGAAATTGTACGCAGAAATTAACCAAAACAATGAGCATAGTTTGAAAAAGCAGGAAACCCGAAACTCGACTATAGTTCTTGAGGACATGGATACATCTGATTCTGAAACGTCAGACCATGATGAACGGGAAGATCCAGATCTTGATGACGAATGGAAACCTGAACTTGAATCAGAGCGTGATTCAGAGCTGGAATCGGCTATAAAGCTGAATAGGAAACGAAACTTCAAAGTGGGAAGACGGCGCTCGAGTGTGGTGGTCATGAGGCGTTCATATGAAGAGAACTTGGAAGCTCCTTCAGATGATGCAGTGAAATCCACATCACCATCTGACATATGTTgttgcacttgcagtaggagcTCCTCGTGCAAGACTATGAAGTGTCAGTGCCGGGCTACAAAGGGATCTTGTGGTCCGTCATGTGGATGTTCTGCAGTGAAATGCTCCAACAGAAACGCAGATGGAATGCAGAGCAATTCCATCTCGGAATCAGAAGCCTTGGAGAGCTCGCAAGAATCTGATGAGAAGGATaaagaccaacaacaacaagtcctTGCTTCACGCGGAGCTACGCTGCTACAGAATGCTCTTGCTAACAAACCAGGGGAGGAGACAAATGAtggaggaacaagaagaagaagaaaacctcTATCAGACATAGGAAACACGAcg GGTAAATCGAATGTGCCAAGGCCAAGCCAAAgaaagaagtggaagaagacTGTGCTTCAGCTTGTCCCTGTTGGTCCACCAGCACCACCAACAACACCAGCTTCATCTCAGGAACAAGCTAATCCGGTGAGTTTAGACATGGAAGCAGCAACAAAGCCGGAAAACAGCGACTCTGGAGAGTCTATGAAAGTGAAGCTCCCGAGGGCGATGAA AACAATTCGGGTAGGGCAAGTGGAAGTAGAACTTCAGATGAAAAGGAGAACCACACTCGTCGGATCTAAAGAGGAAACAGAGATGTCGCTTGAGGTGCAAGAAAGCATGGGTTTTGAAATCTTTTCAAgtgtttgcctttttttttgtgtgtga
- the LOC104738349 gene encoding kinesin-like protein KIN-4C isoform X1 produces the protein MESTECVRVAVNIRPLITPELLNGCSDCITVAPKEPQVHIGSHTFTYDFVYGNAGYPCSKIYDHCVAPLVDALFKGYNATVLAYGQTGSGKTYTMGTNYSGDGTNGGVIPNVMEDIFKRVETTTKDSELLIRVSFIEIFKEEVFDLLDSNSSALLKNDSGVQAKHTALSRAPIQIRETASGGITLAGVTEAEVKTKEEMGSYLARGSLARATGSTNMNSQSSRSHAIFTITLEQKKISSGSFTTTENGGEDILCAKLHLVDLAGSERAKRTGADGMRLKEGIHINKGLLALGNVISALGDEKKRKEGGHVPYRDSKLTRLLQDSLGGNSKTVMIACVSPADTNAEETLNTLKYANRARNIQNKAVINRDPATAQMQRMRSQIEQLQTELLFYRGDSGAFDELQILKHKISLLEASNRELQNELQERRVASEHFSKRAYDAQVEKDKLIMIIESVRNGKSLDEIETCQNEDVGLVKKYVSKIQELEGELLHIKSLKKSSNCQYSDDSCDDGPRSNNVLFPSSNESSDCEDKVIDVTVELELQEKEIEHCSLQEKLDMELKELDKRLEEKEAEMKRFSSGGTSVLKHYEKKVHELEQEKRALQREIEGLKQNLASIPSGDGAQKQKEDYYQKLQTLETQFSVLKKKQEAQSQLLRQRQKSDDVAGKLQDEIQRIKSQKVQLQQKIKQESEQFRTWKASREKEVMQLKKEGRRNEYEMHKLMALNQKQKLVLQRKTEEASQATKRLKELLETRKGSSREALSGASVNGPGTQALMQAIEHEIEVTVHVHEVRSEYERQMEERARMAKEAARLREERDLLKNAQISSVHGDTMSPGARNSRIFALENMLATSSNTLVSMASQLSEAEERERVFGGRGRWNQVRTLGDAKSIMNYLFNLASTARCLARDKEADCREKDVLIRDLKEKIVKFSSYVRYLEIQRADLVQQGKAQASELKKLYAEINQNNEHSLKKQETRNSTIVLEDMDTSDSETSDHDEREDPDLDDEWKPELESERDSELESAIKLNRKRNFKVGRRRSSVVVMRRSYEENLEAPSDDAVKSTSPSDICCCTCSRSSSCKTMKCQCRATKGSCGPSCGCSAVKCSNRNADGMQSNSISESEALESSQESDEKDKDQQQQVLASRGATLLQNALANKPGEETNDGGTRRRRKPLSDIGNTTGKSNVPRPSQRKKWKKTVLQLVPVGPPAPPTTPASSQEQANPVSLDMEAATKPENSDSGESMKVKLPRAMKSASSNGSNLLRERNADQNGGESVGNGGLVQNNSGRASGSRTSDEKENHTRRI, from the exons ATGGAGAGCACAGAGTGCGTTAGGGTTGCTGTAAATATCCGGCCGTTAATTACGCCGGAGCTTTTAAACGGTTGCTCAGATTGCATTACCGTAGCCCCAAAAGAGCCTCAA GTTCATATTGGCTCACATACGTTTACTTATGATTTCGTTTATGGAAATGCTGGCTACCCGTGCTCAAAGATTTATGATCATTGCGTTGCTCCACTTGTGGACGCGCTATTCAAAGGATACAATGCTACTGTTCTTGCTTACGGCcag ACTGGTTCAGGGAAAACCTACACCATGGGTACTAATTATAGTGGAGATGGCACAAATGGTGGAGTTATACCAAACGTTATGGaagatatatttaaaagagtGGAGACCACCACCAAAGACTCTGAACTATTGATACGAGTGTCTTTTATTGAG ATTTTTAAGGAAGAGGTTTTCGATTTGCTTGACTCAAATTCCTCGGCCCTTTTAAAAAATGACAGTGGAGTTCAAGCAAAGCACACTGCCCTCTCGAGAGCTCCAATTCAAATCAGGGAAACTGCCAGTGGAGGAATAACATTGGCTGGCGTTACAGAGGCAGAAGTCAAGACGAAAGAAGAGATGGGCTCGTATCTAGCACGCGGCTCTTTGGCTCGAGCTACTGGCAGCACAAACATGAATAGCCAATCAAG TCGGTCCCATGCAATCTTCACAATCACTTTGGAACAAAAGAAGATTTCCAGCGGTTCTTTCACAACAACTGAAAATGGAGGTGAAGATATCCTATGTGCAAAGCTTCATTTGGTTGATTTAGCGGGGTCAGAACGTGCAAAACGAACAGGAGCTGATGGGATGCGTTTGAAAGAAG GTATTCACATTAACAAAGGTCTACTAGCACTTGGAAATGTTATTAGTGCACTTGGagatgagaaaaagagaaaggaaggaGGTCATGTTCCTTACCGTGACAGCAAGTTAACTCGTTTGCTTCAG GATTCTTTAGGTGGCAATAGCAAAACTGTGATGATTG CTTGTGTAAGTCCAGCTGATACAAATGCCGAGGAAACTTTAAATACGCTCAAATACGCAAATCGTGCTCGCAATATTCAAAACAAAGCAGTG ATCAATCGAGATCCAGCAACAGCACAAATGCAAAGAATGCGGAGTCAAATTGAGCAGCTGCAGACAGAACTCTTGTTCTATCGGGGTGATAGCGGTGCTTTTGATGAGCTCCAG ATTCTCAAGCATAAGATATCACTCCTTGAGGCAAGCAATCGTGAGCTACAAAACGAACTTCAAGAACGAAGAGTCGCTTCTGAGCATTTCTCAAAGCGTGCTTATGATGCTCAG GTTGAAAAGGACAAACTCATAATGATTATTGAATCTGTTCGCAATGGTAAATCCTTGGATGAGATTGAAACGTGCCAAAATGAG GACGttggtttggtgaagaagtACGTTTCAAAAATTCAAGAGCTAGAAGGAGAGCTGTTGCATATCAAAAGCTTGAAGAAATCCAGTAACTGCCAATATTCAGATGATTCCTGTGATGATGGGCCTCGTTCGAACAATGTCTTGTTTCCCTCGTCTAATGAGTCGTCGGATTGTGAAGACAAAGTGATAGATGTCACGG TTGAACTTGAACTTCAAGAAAAGGAGATTGAGCATTGCTCACTGCAAGAGAAGTTGGATATGGAGCTGAAGGAATTAGATAAGAGACTTGAAGAAAAGGAG GCTGAAATGAAGCGGTTTTCAAGTGGTGGTACATCTGTTCTCAAACATTATGAGAAAAAAGTTCATGAGCTAGAACAGGAAAAAAGAGCACTGCAG AGAGAAATTGAAGGTTTGAAACAGAACCTTGCTAGCATACCATCAGGTGATGGTGCCCAGAAACAGAAGGAAGATTATTATCAGAAACTGCAGACGCTTGAAACTCAG TTTTCTgttctgaagaagaaacaagaagcaCAGTCTCAGCTTTTGAGACAAAGGCAGAAAAGTGATGATGTGGCAGGAAAATTGCAGGATGAAATACAAAGAATTAAGTCCCAGAAG GTGCAATTACAGCAAAAGATTAAGCAGGAGTCAGAACAGTTCAGGACTTGGAAGGCTTCGAGAGAGAAGGAAGTAATGCAG CTCAAAAAAGAGGGAAGGAGAAATGAGTATGAGATGCACAAACTCATGGCTTTGAATCAAAAACAGAAGTTG GTTTTGCAAAGAAAGACAGAAGAGGCATCTCAGGCGACAAAAAGACTTAAAGAGCTTTTAGAAACTCGAAAGGGGTCTTCACGTGAAGCTTTAA GTGGGGCAAGTGTTAATGGTCCTGGAACTCAG GCATTGATGCAAGCAATTGAGCATGAGATTGAAGTCACAGTTCATGTTCATGAAGTGCGTTCTGAATACGAGAGGCAAATGGAAGA GAGAGCAAGAATGGCTAAGGAAGCTGCACGGCTAAGAGAAGAAAGGGATCTGCTCAAGAATGCCCAAATAAG CAGCGTTCATGGTGACACCATGTCTCCTGGTGCAAGAAACTCAAGGATTTTTGCTCTGGAGAATATGCTTGCCACCTCATCCAACACTCTCGTCTCCATGGCATCACAGTTATCTGAAGCAGAAGAGCGCGAACGTGTGTTTGGTGGAAGAGGGAGGTGGAACCAAGTTAGAACGCTAGGTGACGCAAAGAGTATCATGAACTATCTGTTCAATTTGGCATCAACTGCGAG GTGTCTAGCTCGAGATAAAGAGGCAGACTGCAGAGAAAAAGATGTCCTTATAAGAGacctgaaagaaaaaatagtaaagTTTAGCAGTTATGTTAGATACTTGGAGATCCAAAGAGCAGACCTCGTGCAGCAAGGGAAAGCACAG GCCTCGGAGTTGAAGAAATTGTACGCAGAAATTAACCAAAACAATGAGCATAGTTTGAAAAAGCAGGAAACCCGAAACTCGACTATAGTTCTTGAGGACATGGATACATCTGATTCTGAAACGTCAGACCATGATGAACGGGAAGATCCAGATCTTGATGACGAATGGAAACCTGAACTTGAATCAGAGCGTGATTCAGAGCTGGAATCGGCTATAAAGCTGAATAGGAAACGAAACTTCAAAGTGGGAAGACGGCGCTCGAGTGTGGTGGTCATGAGGCGTTCATATGAAGAGAACTTGGAAGCTCCTTCAGATGATGCAGTGAAATCCACATCACCATCTGACATATGTTgttgcacttgcagtaggagcTCCTCGTGCAAGACTATGAAGTGTCAGTGCCGGGCTACAAAGGGATCTTGTGGTCCGTCATGTGGATGTTCTGCAGTGAAATGCTCCAACAGAAACGCAGATGGAATGCAGAGCAATTCCATCTCGGAATCAGAAGCCTTGGAGAGCTCGCAAGAATCTGATGAGAAGGATaaagaccaacaacaacaagtcctTGCTTCACGCGGAGCTACGCTGCTACAGAATGCTCTTGCTAACAAACCAGGGGAGGAGACAAATGAtggaggaacaagaagaagaagaaaacctcTATCAGACATAGGAAACACGAcg GGTAAATCGAATGTGCCAAGGCCAAGCCAAAgaaagaagtggaagaagacTGTGCTTCAGCTTGTCCCTGTTGGTCCACCAGCACCACCAACAACACCAGCTTCATCTCAGGAACAAGCTAATCCGGTGAGTTTAGACATGGAAGCAGCAACAAAGCCGGAAAACAGCGACTCTGGAGAGTCTATGAAAGTGAAGCTCCCGAGGGCGATGAAGTCAGCGTCTTCTAATGGCAGCAACTTGCTGAGAGAAAGAAACGCAGATCAAAACGGCGGCGAATCAGTGGGTAATGGTGGTTTAGTGCAGAACAATTCGGGTAGGGCAAGTGGAAGTAGAACTTCAGATGAAAAGGAGAACCACACTCGTCGGATCTAA